The following proteins are encoded in a genomic region of Amyelois transitella isolate CPQ chromosome 14, ilAmyTran1.1, whole genome shotgun sequence:
- the LOC106129147 gene encoding formin-2 isoform X3 encodes MQLPSRVNFTNSSVAHFNYVEFLSKRYVGKNVQDVVNILGLHNDEFITINAGLVSQRARPATRRTKRRRDLILYVPPTSLYIKFRRTDRWYLVPVLVVYQKCYRVKIECNLIIETMQCRLNVQTNSGFVIRVQFLHRQMLLNWFASYISENSHLKTLLSPQDLKTLGIQYFTCLLAAGVLRQIEDRDAPTETVFKPNVMYNWAHMETPAAQTITPGRIPPTLWSTDKEHQIGQGHITNYCTIENHRTCNQNNNDEINDINEAKILISQLKRKLIELEFQLEKYKISAQIDTLNKNLEMSFDVEHKAVNRKRTDLVNKEVQTYELNRLSDKPVINIPENDTHVRTNLNNDNNMLVVSSIAKDVNIIPERSEKIENYCKLNKSRDYNQSYVESEQCTDNDNIVETQTKNIESSVPDVKSSNHSSVNARDSSSDASFLSTYADLPCSQKNDYPLKIAANSLNISSDVNCNDADDKKDGLNSSISRNKNDNIEMDSMKSEITVVNATSTVFAPLPPPSPGMSPPPPPMPGTESSESVNTSLNVTNVTSPSISTSEVESLSTKAVKDSSASLVVSSSVSSSGSSSPPHPKCETSPSHSPPVADIAPPPPPMPEVVPPPPPLMPEVGPSPPSMTGIEPPPPPISGMGPPPPPPMPGMGPPPPPMPGMGPPPPPMPGMGPPPPPMPGMGPPPPPMPGMGPPPPPMPGMGPPPPPMPGLGPPPPPMPGMGPPPPPMPGMGPPPPPMPGMGPPPPPMSGLGPPPPPPAPSMGSSAPAAPPPPNMGPVPFPAPPVGGWNVQRATLRKTPIKPAAPMKPLYWTRILAPPDPQVHQTEEGTAKLKPLWLEIEEAKLDNIDEFTDLFSRQVVKAPVKKKVEVKTKIQPVKILDSKRSQNVGILAQSLHVEFSEIENAIYNFDTSVVSLEALQQIYELRATDEELSLIKEHLGSRSDAPLDKPEAFLHDLSGIPNFAERISCFMFQAEFEDSISTIMHKLDNLKHTCEFLMTNESLKKLFAIILTLGNYMNGGNGQRGQADGFGLEILSKLKDVKSKQSNVTLLHFIVRTHTRAAGGGALPVPEPGDVARAAATDFADVRAQLDHLGKQLAGCKEKMKKVIDTVAQNHEENSTAEKRHDVFKEKMTTFMNSAEEKLKTEYENLEDCQCKFVATVRFYQYSPKCGKVEDCEPKEFFSLWTSFCSDFKDIYKKEEQMAIKERLKEAKKQQGERKSLTQPKKEGGLKARLQKLSSTTKK; translated from the exons atgcAATTGCCGTCGCGCGTTAATTTTACGAACTCTTCCGTGgcacattttaattatgttgagtttttaagtaaaagaTACGTAGGCAAAAATGTACAAGATGTGGTGAATATATTAGGTTTGCATAATGATGAGTTTATAACGATAAATGCGGGGCTGGTGTCACAACGCGCTCGCCCGGCCACGAGAAGAACCAAAAGAAGGcgagatttaatattatatgttcCACCGACGagtttgtatataaaatttcgaAGAACCGACCGCTGGTACCTTGTACCTGTGCTAGTGGTTTATCAGAAGTGCTATAGAGTCAAAATCGagtgtaatttaataatagagACAATGCAGTGCCGTTTGAATGTACAAACTAATTCGGGTTTCGTGATTAGGGTGCAGTTTTTACATA GGCAAATGCTTCTAAACTGGTTTGCATCATACATATCAGAAAATAGCCATCTGAAAACATTGCTCAGCCCTCAGGACCTAAAAACACTTGGAATACAGTATTTCACCTGTTTGCTGGCAGCAGGGGTCTTGCGACAGATTGAGGACAGAGATGCGCCTACCGAAACTGTTTTTAAG CCAAATGTGATGTATAACTGGGCACACATGGAGACACCGGCAGCACAAACAATAACCCCGGGCCGCATTCCCCCCACTCTATGGTCAACTGACAAAGAACATCAGATTGGCCAGGGACACATCACCAATTACTGCACAATAGAAAACCATAGGACCTGCAATCAAAACAATAATGATGAAATCAACGATATAAATGAAGCAAAAATTCTCATATCAcaactaaaaagaaaattaatagagTTAGAATtccaattagaaaaatataaaattagtgCTCAAATCGATACATTAAACAAAAACTTGGAAATGAGTTTTGATGTTGAACACAAAGCAGTGAATAGGAAAAGAACAGatttagtaaataaagaaGTGCAAACATATGAATTAAATAGATTATCTGATAAACCTGTGATAAATATACCTGAAAATGACACTCATGTAAGAACAAACttgaataatgataataatatgttagtTGTAAGTAGTATAGCAAAAGATGTTAATATTATACCTGAGAGATCTGAGAAAATAGagaattattgtaaattgaataaaagcAGGGATTACAATCAGTCATATGTTGAAAGTGAACAATGCACAGATAATGACAATATTGTTGAAACACAAACTAAGAATATAGAATCTTCAGTCCCTGATGTGAAATCATCAAATCATTCCAGTGTCAATGCTCGAGACAGTTCCTCTGATGCATCATTCCTAAGCACATATGCTGATTTGCCATGCTCACAGAAAAATGATTACCCATTGAAAATTGCTGCAAactcattaaatatttcatcagATGTAAATTGTAACGATGCTGATGATAAAAAAGATGGGTTGAACAGTAGCATATCAAGGAATAAAAATGACAATATTGAGATGGATAGTATGAAATCTGAAATAACTGTTGTGAATGCTACGAGTACAGTTTTTGCTCCCCTTCCTCCCCCGTCGCCAGGAATGTCTCCCCCGCCGCCTCCAATGCCAGGGACAGAGTCTTCGGAGTCTGTAAATACATctttaaatgtaacaaatgtGACCAGCCCGAGTATTTCTACATCTGAAGTAGAATCTCTATCTACGAAGGCTGTAAAAGATTCATCAGCATCTCTTGTTGTTTCCTCGTCAGTGTCGAGTTCAGGTTCCTCCTCCCCGCCACACCCAAAATGTGAAACAAGTCCAAGTCATTCTCCCCCAGTGGCGGATATTGCGCCGCCTCCCCCTCCGATGCCAGAAGTAGTACCACCTCCACCCCCTCTAATGCCAGAAGTAGGACCATCACCACCATCTATGACAGGAATTGAACCGCCTCCCCCACCTATATCCGGAATGGGCCCCCCTCCGCCCCCTCCGATGCCAGGAATGGGTCCTCCGCCACCTCCGATGCCAGGAATGGGTCCTCCGCCACCTCCGATGCCAGGAATGGGTCCTCCGCCACCTCCGATGCCAGGAATGGGTCCTCCGCCACCTCCGATGCCAGGAATGGGTCCTCCGCCCCCTCCGATGCCAGGAATGGGTCCTCCCCCACCTCCGATGCCAGGACTGGGTCCACCTCCGCCTCCAATGCCAGGAATGGGTCCACCTCCGCCTCCAATGCCAGGGATGGGTCCACCTCCGCCTCCAATGCCGGGGATGGGCCCCCCTCCACCACCCATGTCTGGATTAGGTCCCCCACCACCTCCCCCCGCGCCCAGCATGGGCTCATCCGCCCCCGCGGCGCCCCCGCCCCCAAACATGGGACCCGTTCCCTTCCCAGCCCCACCCGTTGGCGGTTGGAATGTACAAAGAGCAA CGTTACGTAAAACCCCCATCAAACCGGCGGCGCCAATGAAACCTCTGTATTGGACGCGGATCTTAGCACCACCAGACCCACAGGTGCACCAAACCGAAGAGGGAACAGCGAAATTGAAACCGTTGTGGCTGGAAATTGAAGAGGCAAAATTGGACAATATAGATGAATTCACGGATCTGTTCTCTCGGCAAGTGGTGAAAGCGCCCGTCAAGAAAAAGGTCGAAGTGAAAACAAAGATACAGCCAGTGAAAATATTGGACAGCAAGCGGTCACAGAATGTGGGCATTTTAGCGCAGAGTTTACATGTAGAGTTCTCGGAAATTGAGAACGctatttacaattttgatACGTCTGTGGTCAGTTTGGAAGCGCTCCAACAGATATATGAATTG AGAGCAACCGACGAGGAACTGAGTTTGATCAAGGAGCACCTGGGCAGCAGGTCGGACGCCCCCCTGGACAAGCCCGAGGCCTTCCTCCACGACCTGTCCGGGATACCCAACTTCGCGGAGCGGATATCCTGTTTCATGTTCCAGGCGGAGTTTGAGGACTCCATTAGCACGATAATGCACAAACTGGACAATTTGAAGCACACTTGTGAG tttctCATGACCAATGAATCTCTGAAGAAGTTGTTTGCAATAATATTGACTCTTGGAAATTATATGAACGGAGGCAACGGGCAGAGGGGACAGGCGGACGGGTTTGGACTTGAGATATTGTCCAAGTTGAAGGATGTCAAG TCGAAGCAGTCCAACGTGACGCTGCTGCACTTCATCGTGCGCACGCACACgcgcgcggcgggcggcggcgcgctgcCCGTGCCCGAGCCCGGGGACGtggcgcgcgccgccgccaccGACTTCGCCGACGTGCGCGCGCAGCTGGACCATCTGGGGAAGCAGTTGGCTG GTTGCAAAGAGAAAATGAAGAAAGTGATAGACACGGTAGCTCAAAATCACGAGGAAAATTCTACAGCCGAGAAACGGCACGATGTTTTCAAAGAGAAGATGACAACATTCATGAACTCTGCTGAAGAGAAACTAAAGACTGAATATGAGAATTTGGAGGATTGTCAGTGCAAGTTTGTAGCCACTGTTAGGTTCTACCAGTACTCCCCTAAATGTGGGAAAGTGGAGGACTGCGAGCCGAAAGAGTTCTTCTCGTTGTGGACTTCGTTCTGTAGCGATTTTAAGGATATATATAAGAAGGAGGAGCAGATGGCGATAAAAGAAAG aTTGAAAGAGGCCAAAAAGCAACAGGGCGAAAGGAAATCACTCACGCAACCGAAAAAAGAGGGCGGATTGAAAGCGCGCTTACAGAAATTGTCGAGTACAactaaaaaatga
- the LOC106129149 gene encoding uncharacterized protein LOC106129149: MLDIWNDCNLLPPPICTTLHTDKIDVKKLKHIFHNIINILSRQSPLHKESALLSRFLYKFDKKFRNDIGYRNFKKVNTALRKYLSMNLLKDVESFSSVLPSSGEELYLPTRQMLQYILIRIITFSKIMFRTCVCSKQSAIFYMDRLKRGESHWMSLMPYSLLSRIWSTSLVLLEHSTSWYTDLYKYQDKLVLKGLDLLPSGYELPNDFQTWLDLDNIDSYGKFNWSIEKQKFDPGILENDESDNILDYVKQINEEYAENDDLPEPDKVISEETQLAIIEELPVIDKGETISRDYFKKFFKTESVPDKNSHTSARVTNKSSLQQFLKNEESLRNDGDDQSLTKHLSFMQWQVLKSSLEKLNESLANNRKIERKFQKIWQEKCLDYI, translated from the exons atgctGGATATTTGGAATGATTGTAATCTCTTGCCACCTCCAATATGTACTACTCTACACACCGACAAAATAG ATGTCAAAAAGTTGAAACATATCTTCCACAATATAATCAACATATTATCAAGACAATCGCCACTGCACAAAGAAAGTGCTCTCCTGTCCAGGTTTCTGtacaaatttgataaaaagtttCGCAACGACATTGGCTACAGAAACTTCAAGAAGGTGAACACTGCTTTacgaaaatatttatcaatgaaTCTGTTGAAAGACGTTGAAAGTTTCAGTTCTGTTCTACCATCGTCCGGAGAAGAATTATATCTTCCGACCAGACAGATGTTACAGTATATtcttataagaataataacattttcaaaaataatgtttaggACTTGTGTTTGTTCAAAACAAtctgctatattttatatggacAGGTTGAAGAGGGGCGAAAGTCATTGGATGTCGCTGATGCCGTATAGTCTTTTAAGTCGGATATGGTCCACAAGTTTAGTTCTACTAGAACATTCTACGTCTTGGTATACAGATTTGTATAAGTATCAAGACAAATTGGTATTGAAAGGGCTTGATTTATTACCAAGTGGATATGAGTTGCCTAATGATTTTCAAACTTGGTTGGACTTGGACAATATTGATAGCTATGGAAAGTTCAATTGGTCAATTGAAAAACAGAAATTTGATCCGGGAATCTTGGAGAACGATGAAAGCGATAACATTTTGGATTATGTAAAACAAATCAATGAGGAATATGCTGAAAATGATGATTTACCTGAGCCTGATAAAGTAATAAGTGAGGAAACACAGCTTGCCATTATAGAAGAGCTTCCTGTTATTGATAAGGGTGAGACAATATCAAgggattattttaaaaagttcttCAAAACTGAATCAGTTCCAGATAAGAACAGCCATACATCAGCTCGAGTTACAAACAAGTCTTCACTACAGCAGTTCTTGAAGAACGAGGAATCATTAAGGAATGATGGTGATGATCAATCATTAACTAAACACCTTAGTTTCATGCAATGGCAAGTACTGAAATCATCATTAGAAAAACTGAATGAGTCTCTGGCTAATAACAGGAAAATTGAGAGAAAGTTCCAGAAGATCTGGCAAGAAAAATGTttagattatatttaa
- the LOC106129150 gene encoding RNA polymerase II transcriptional coactivator, translating to MPKNKKKEESSSSDSDDGPVDRNPPPEKKAKMGSRTDDKEPTWVLQGKKLVKVREFKGKVYVDVREFYEKNGELLPGKKGISLTPEQWRKLLSLGDEINETISSKC from the exons atgccaaaaaataagaagaaagaagagaGTTCCAGTAGCGACAGTGATGATGGTCCTGTGgat aGAAATCCACCTCCAGAGAAAAAAGCAAAGATGGGATCCAGGACAGATGATAAAGAACCAACATGGGTTCTACAGGGAAAAAAATTGGTTAAAGTCAGGGAGTTCAAAGGGAAAGTGTATGTGGATGTGAGAGAATTTTATGAGAAGAATGGAGAGCTGCTGCCAGGAAAGAAGGGAATCAGTCTGACTCCAGAACAGTGGAGGAAGCTATTGTCACTGGGTGATGAAATCAATGAGACTATAAGCTCTAAATGTTAA
- the LOC106129137 gene encoding ethanolaminephosphotransferase 1, whose product MGRFLSQDKLEGFEKYKYNSIDTCILSKYVMHPFWNWCVQFCPVWVAPNLLTFAGFLLTVLNFLLFSYYDFGFYALTQQNKDGDSIPRWVWAVSAVNLFVAYTLDGIDGKQARRTGTSGPLGELFDHGLDSYSAVLIPTCLYSIFGRDELSPLRFFFVIWNIFINFYLTHWEKYNTGVMFLPWGYDFTMLGSCLLLLVTSVTGPRAWHVALPGGLTPGTVFEFVLYFSAMLTSQTVILWNIYKSYRDRSGKMRTLPEAARPLAPLALFLALSSVWALYSPSDIVTRCPRLFYVLTGTIFSNINCRLIVSQMSDTRCEAWNPLLLPYTLSVLTVLVFKPSPRAELVMLTVLCVSSSIQHIYYGTRVVQEMCEHFKINCFHIKPKIK is encoded by the exons ATGGGTCGTTTCCTATCACAGGACAAATTGGAAGGTTTTGAAAAATACAAG TATAATTCAATTGACACATGCATTCTCAGCAAATATGTTATGCACCCGTTTTGGAACTGGTGTGTTcag TTCTGTCCGGTGTGGGTGGCACCAAACCTCCTAACATTCGCTGGCTTCCTACTCACAGTCCTAAACTTCCTACTGTTCTCGTATTACGACTTCGGCTTCTACGCGCTCACCCAGCAGAATAAGGATGGTGACTCGATTCCTCGGTGGGTGTGGGCCGTGTCGGCTGTTAACCTGTTTGTTGCGTACACACTTG ATGGCATTGATGGCAAGCAAGCTCGCCGTACGGGCACGAGCGGGCCGCTGGGCGAGCTGTTTGATCACGGCCTGGACTCGTACTCTGCTGTCCTCATACCTACATGCCTCTACAGCATCTTCGGaag GGATGAGCTGAGCCCCCTGCGTTTCTTCTTCGTCATCTGGAACATCTTCATCAACTTCTACCTGACTCACTGGGAGAAGTACAACACGGGCGTCATGTTCCTGCCCTGGGGATACGACTTCACAATGCTG GGCTCGTGCCTGCTGCTGCTGGTGACCTCCGTGACCGGACCCCGGGCCTGGCACGTGGCGCTGCCCGGAGGCCTGACCCCGGGCACAGTGTTCGAATTCGTGTTGTACTTCTCAGCGATGCTCACCAGTCAGACTGTAATACTGTGGAATATATACAA ATCGTACCGCGACCGCTCGGGCAAAATGCGCACGTTGCCGGAGGCTGCGCGGCCGCTGGCGCCGCTCGCGCTGTTCCTCGCGCTCAGCTCCGTGTGGGCTCTGTACTCCCCGTCGGACATCGTGACGCGCTGCCCGAGGCTGTTCTACGTGCTGACTGGGACTATATTCTCTAATATCAAT TGCCGCCTGATAGTGTCACAGATGAGCGACACCCGCTGCGAGGCGTGGAACCCCCTGCTGCTGCCGTACACGCTGTCCGTGCTGACGGTACTGGTGTTCAAGCCCTCGCCGAGAGCCGAGCTTGTTATGCTGACTGTACTGTGTGTGTCCAGTTCCATACAGCACATATACTACGGCACTAGAGTT GTCCAAGAAATGTGCGAGCACTTTAAAATCAATTGCTTCCATATAAAACCaaagattaaataa